A single Dunckerocampus dactyliophorus isolate RoL2022-P2 chromosome 2, RoL_Ddac_1.1, whole genome shotgun sequence DNA region contains:
- the npc1 gene encoding NPC intracellular cholesterol transporter 1 has protein sequence MGFLPDRGGLLCLILLVILLLEGHFRWVEAQHCVWYDECGESEKVPGKKYNCNYTGPPKALSPDGYDLLTELCPGYDYGSRNLCCNAVQLRTLKGSLQLPQQFLSRCPACFFNLMNLFCELTCSPHQSQFMNATKFNGSNVLEVQYYIGQTFSSAMYNACRDVQAPSSNVKALSLLCGKDAKDCNATNWIQYMFDINNGQAPFPILPIFSDVPVAGYTPMNNKTYGCYEGLEDGSGPCSCQDCTKACGPKPIPPPVPPPWTINGMDAMTVIMWISYTAFLFVFIGSVVAAWCYRKRTILSEYGPILDSNNPLSLNSDNPDTVNALCCETLGERFENTLRVVFSSWGSFCVRNPGLVILGSLVLVAASSGGLVYMRITTDPVELWSSPGSQARQEKDYFDSHFGPFFRTTQLIITTPLNSTFMYSPYFGGSAVPFGAILDKEILHQVLDLQLQIEALVGTYEGENVNLKDICLAPLAPYNNNCTILSILNYFQNSHAVLDHSIADEFYVYADYHSHFLYCVSAPASLNDTTLLHDPCLGTFGGPVFPWLALGGYDSTNYNNATALVITFPINNYLNDTVRRGKALAWEKEFIRFMKDFKNPNLTIAFTAERSVEDEIDRESNSDISTVVLSYGIMFIYISLALGHIHSCRRLLVDSKISLGIAGILIVLGSVASSLGIFSYVGIPLTLIVIEVIPFLVLAVGVDNIFIIVQAYQRDERMPQEELHQQIGRILGDVAPSMFLSSFSETVAFFLGALSNMPAVRTFSLFAGLAVFIDFLLQISCFVSLLGLDLRRQEANRLDIICCVKLPEGQGEKNDSILFRFFKKLYAPFILKEWVRPIIVAVFVGALSFSIAVVNKVEIGLDQKLSMPDDSYVLQYFKNMSQYLHTGAPVYFVVEDGLNYSSLEGQNAVCGGVGCNNNSLVQQVYSASLISNYSTIAFTPSSWLDDYFDWVKPQSTCCRYYNTTGAFCNASVVDPSCVHCRPMTQSGKQRPVGDDFMHFLPMFLSDNPNIKCGKGGHAVYATAVDIYPNNSKVGASYFMTFHTILKESSDYINALKMARILADNISQSMDHKVFAYSVFYVFYEQYLTIAYDTAFNLSVSLSAIFVVTTVLLGFELWSAVLVCVTIAMILVNMFGVMWLWDISLNAVSLVNLVMACGISVEFCSHLARAFSISMKKSRVERAEEALAHMGSSVFSGITLTKFGGILILALSKSQIFQVFYFRMYLAIVLLGAAHGLIFLPVLLSYVGPSANKAKLFAANKRFVGTERERLLNY, from the exons GTGGAGGCCCAACACTGTGTGTGGTATGATGAGTGCGGTGAATCGGAAAAGGTCCCCGGAAAGAAATACAACTGTAACTACACCGGCCCCCCCAAGGCTTTGTCCCCCGATGGCTATGACCTCCTCACA GAGCTTTGTCCCGGGTATGACTATGGAAGTCGCAACCTGTGCTGCAATGCGGTGCAGTTGCGCACTCTCAAAGGAAGTCTCCAGCTGCCCCAGCAGTTCCTGTCCCG GTGTCCCGCCTGCTTCTTCAATTTGATGAACCTCTTCTGCGAGCTGACGTGCAGCCCGCACCAGAGTCAGTTTATGAACGCCACCAAGTTCAATGGGTCCAACGTGCTGGAAGTGCAGTACTACATCGGACAAACATTCTCCAGCG CCATGTACAACGCCTGCAGGGATGTACAAGCACCGTCTAGCAACGTGAAGGCCTTATCATTGCTGTGTGGCAAAGACGCAAAGGACTGCAACGCCACTAATTGGATCCAGTACATGTTTGATATAAACAACGGGCAGGCTCCCTTTCCTATCCTACCAATATTCTCAG ATGTTCCTGTGGCTGGCTACACCCCCATGAACAACAAGACATACGGCTGCTATGAGGGGCTGGAGGACGGTTCGGGGCCTTGCTCTTGTCAGGATTGCACAAAGGCCTGCGGACCCAAACCCATCCCTCCGCCCGTCCCTCCTCCCTGGACCATAAACGGTATGGATGCCATGACTGTCATCATGTGGATCTCTTACACGGCCTTCCTGTTCGTGTTTATCGGCTCTGTGGTTGCTGCATGGTGTTACAG gaAAAGGACAATCTTGTCGGAGTATGGGCCCATACTGGACAGCAATAACCCCTTGTCTCTTAACAGTGATAATCCTGACACAG TCAACGCCTTGTGTTGTGAGACACTGGGCGAGCGCTTTGAGAACACGCTCAGAGTGGTATTCAGCTCTTGGGGCTCCTTCTGCGTGCGGAACCCAGGTCTGGTCATCCTGGGCAGCCTGGTTCTGGTGGCGGCCTCCTCCGGGGGTCTGGTCTACATGCGCATCACTACCGACCCCGTCGAGCTGTGGTCCTCCCCTGGCAGCCAAGCACGGCAGGAGAAGGACTACTTCGACAGCCACTTTGGACCTTTCTTCAGAACCACTCAGCTTATCATCACCACTCCGCTCAACAGCACATTTATGTACTCGCCCTACTTCGGAGGTTCGGCTGTCCCCTTTGGGGCTATCTTGGACAAGGAAATCCTGCATCAA GTGCTAGACCTGCAACTTCAAATTGAAGCCCTGGTCGGAACATACGAGGGCGAAAACGTCAACCTGAAGGACATCTGCTTGGCCCCACTGGCCCCTTACAACAACAACTGCACCATTCTGAGCATCCTCAACTACTTCCAGAACAGCCACGCTGTGCTGGACCACAGCATAGCAGACGAATTCTACGTATATGCTGACTATCACAGCCACTTCCTCTACTGTGTCAG TGCACCAGCATCCCTCAACGACACCACTCTACTGCACGATCCCTGTCTCGGGACTTTTGGAGGCCCAGTCTTCCCTTGGTTGGCCCTCGGGGGCTACGACT CCACCAACTACAACAATGCGACCGCCCTTGTCATCACCTTCCCCATCAACAACTACCTGAACGACACCGTCAGGCGAGGCAAAGCTCTAGCTTGGGAAAAAGA ATTCATCCGCTTCATGAAGGACTTCAAAAACCCCAACCTGACCATCGCCTTCACGGCCGAAAGGAGCGTTGAGGACGAAATAGACCGGGAGAGCAACAGCGACATCAGCACAGTGGTGCTGAGCTACGGCATCATGTTCATTTACATCTCTTTGGCGCTGGGTCACATCCACAGCTGCAGGAGATTACTG gtggaCTCCAAGATTTCGCTGGGCATTGCAGGCATTCTCATTGTGCTGGGCTCGGTGGCCTCCTCACTGGGCATCTTCAGTTATGTTGGCATTCCCCTCACCCTCATTGTCATCGAGGTCATTCCGTTCCTAGTGCTGGCTGTCGGTGTGGACAACATATTCATCATAGTGCAAGCCTACCAG AGAGACGAGCGGATGCCCCAGGAGGAACTTCATCAGCAGATTGGTCGTATTCTCGGTGATGTTGCACCCAGCATGTTCCTTTCGTCCTTCTCGGAGACGGTGGCCTTCTTCCTGG GAGCTCTGTCCAACATGCCGGCCGTCAGGACCTTCTCCCTGTTTGCTGGCCTAGCTGTTTTTATTGATTTCCTGTTGCAGATCAGTTGCTTTGTCAGCCTTCTGGGCTTGGACCTGAGGAGGCAAGAG GCGAATCGTCTCGATATCATCTGCTGTGTGAAGCTGCCAGAAGGTCAGGGAGAGAAGAATGATAGCATACTGTTTCGGTTTTTCAAGAAGTTGTATGCCCCATTCATCCTCAAAGAGTGGGTGCGGCCCATCATT GTGGCTGTCTTTGTGGGAGCACTCTCTTTCAGTATCGCCGTGGTGAATAAAGTAGAGATCGGACTGGATCAGAAACTGTCCATGCCTGAT GACTCGTATGTATTGCAGTATTTCAAGAACATGAGCCAGTACCTCCACACAGGCGCTCCGGTCTACTTTGTAGTAGAGGACGGCTTGAACTACAGTAGCCTGGAGGGCCAGAACGCTGTGTGCGGTGGAGTGGGCTGTAACAACAACTCGCTGGTGCAGCAGGTGTACTCGGCCTCGCTCATCAGCAACTA CTCTACCATCGCCTTCACGCCATCCTCTTGGCTGGACGACTACTTCGACTGGGTGAAGCCTCAGTCCACCTGCTGCCGCTACTACAACACCACGGGGGCCTTCTGCAATGCCTCTG TGGTGGACCCATCCTGTGTGCACTGTCGACCCATGACCCAAAGCGGGAAGCAGAGGCCGGTGGGCGACGACTTCATGCATTTTCTTCCCATGTTCTTGTCGGACAATCCCAACATCAAGTGTGGAAAAGG TGGGCACGCAGTCTATGCCACAGCAGTGGACATTTACCCCAACAACAGCAAGGTTGGAGCCAGCTACTTCATGACCTTTCACACCATCCTGAAGGAGTCCTCGGACTACATCAATGCTTTGAAAATGGCCCGAATCTTGGCAGACAACATTAGTCAGTCCATGGACCACAAGGTTTTTGCTTATAG CGTCTTCTACGTGTTTTACGAGCAGTACCTGACCATCGCCTACGACACTGCCTTCAACCTGAGTGTCTCCCTGTCGGCCATCTTTGTGGTGACCACTGTGCTCCTAGGCTTTGAGCTGTGGTCGGCCGTGCTGGTGTGCGTCACCATCGCCATGATCCTGGTCAACATGTTTGGCGTCATGTGGCTGTGGGACATCAGCCTCAACGCAGTGTCCCTCGTCAACCTGGTCATG gctTGCGGTATTTCCGTGGAGTTCTGCAGTCATCTGGCTCGGGCTTTTTCCATCAGCATGAAGAAGAGCAGAGTGGAGCGGGCCGAGGAGGCTCTGGCTCACATGGGCAGCTCG GTTTTCAGCGGGATCACGCTAACAAAGTTCGGCGGCATCCTCATCCTGGCGCTGTCCAAGTCGCAGATCTTCCAAGTGTTCTACTTCAGGATGTACTTGGCCATCGTGCTCCTGGGGGCCGCACACGGCCTCATCTTCCTCCCTGTGCTCCTTAGTTACGTTG GTCCCTCGGCAAACAAGGCAAAATTGTTTGCTGCCAACAAACGCTTTGTGGGTACCGAAAGGGAGCGGCTCCTCAACTACTAA